Proteins from a single region of Palaemon carinicauda isolate YSFRI2023 chromosome 32, ASM3689809v2, whole genome shotgun sequence:
- the LOC137625760 gene encoding serine protease inhibitor 88Ea-like, which yields MLFEIIKIRATVILTLLSSSLIGRGDSQCFSKNDRVSMPTSAEFSSVTDFALDVHKELFPFNASGNYVVSPHALWKSLALAYFGSSGNTQVQLEDVLGATDKISTLKIWSYLNRLYQSERNNTSGMLVDAKVYVEERRSLRPCVEEIIGDALMTQNFSNVYKSTVEINNWIASSTGGQVRTLYQPEDLEGVNMLIASTGIHKGSWLYPFKKSASRSQPFYPGHDDYVDVTTMTQKGYFNYGESAELGAQVLELPYAGRTVSMYILLPPLNSGAVGIINTMKSLNPATLSRALAEMQHAEIRVVLPKFKFQYETDLELKKALSRMGAKDLFNKEEADLTIFSPTGNLSVGHITHKAFIAVDEGGVDAASAKTLDTSSYQASGPLKQRVFVCNRPFLFLLMDKLASRILFIGAYRDPRE from the exons ATGCTCTTCGAAATCATAAAAATCCGAGCGACCGTAATCCTAACCCTTCTATCCTCGTCGCTGATTGGCCGAGGCGACAGCCAATGCTTCTCCAAGAACGACAGGGTGTCGATGCCCACGTCAGCGGAATTCTCCTCCGTCACGGATTTCGCCCTTGATGTCCACAAGGAGCTCTTCCCCTTCAACGCCTCGGGCAACTACGTCGTGTCTCCCCACGCCCTTTGGAAGTCACTGGCCCTGGCCTACTTCGGGTCTTCGGGGAACACGCAGGTGCAGTTAGAAGATGTCCTGGGAGCCACCGATAAGATTTCCACGCTCAAAATCTGGAGTTATTTGAACAGGCT GTACCAGAGTGAGAGAAACAATACTTCAGGGATGCTCGTTGATGCCAAGGTCTACGTGGAAGAGCGACGCAGTCTCAGGCCGTGCGTCGAAGAGATTATCGGCGATGCCTTGATGACGCAAAACTTCTCTAAT GTTTACAAATCAACCGTTGAGATCAACAACTGGATCGCATCAAGCACGGGTGGCCAAGTGCGGACGCTCTACCAGCCGGAAGATCTGGAGGGAGTGAACATGCTCATCGCTAGCACTGGAATTCACAAGGGCTCTTGGCTGTACCCCTTCAAGAAATCCGCCAGTCGCTCCCAGCCTTTCTATCCCGGCCACGATGATTACGTCGATGTGACGACCATGACCCAGAAGGGATATTTCAACTATG GTGAATCAGCAGAACTTGGAGCCCAAGTCTTGGAGTTACCATATGCAGGGAGAACAGTATCTATGTACATTCTTCTTCCCCCTCTGAACAGCGGAGCCGTTGGCATCATCAACACCATGAAGAGTCTTAACCCAGCAACGCTTAGTCGAGCCCTGGCGGAAATGCAACACGCTGAGATTAGAGTGGTCCTTCCAAAATTCAAATTCCAGTATGAAACAGATCTAGAACTTAAAAAG GCTCTGAGCCGAATGGGCGCCAAGGACCTTTTTAACAAGGAGGAAGCAGACCTGACCATATTTTCACCCACCGGAAACCTCAGCGTCGGCCACATCACCCACAAAGCCTTCATCGCAGTAGACGAGGGCGGCGTGGATGCCGCGTCAGCAAAAACGCTCGACACCAGCAG